A DNA window from SAR202 cluster bacterium contains the following coding sequences:
- a CDS encoding molybdopterin oxidoreductase: MQERVFLPNKQINDDLLKGSFETPWWYLAWMGLFAALTAWGMFAFGYAINKGLGVTGLNRPIMWGFFLTDFIFWVGISHAGVMLSAILRLAKAEWRRPATRAAELLTVLSLMVSALHPIFHLGRPWRFYWPFPYDFSRGIWPDVRSPLVWDPHAIFTYLIGSTLFVIIALIPDIAVLRDKTKGVAKVFYGALAMGWRGTPRQWKIQIVAGFLLSGLLLPVFVSVHSIVAWDFAVNIGTEGWHVTIFAPYFVIGAVHSGVSGVVTMLILLKWMFKWDDYIRQEHLESLAKLLIVIATVWFYFFFLEFIFALYNLEDQEIALRELQSFTWPYNLIAFIFLFFGYLIPVPLWLFRRVRRNWTAMFITSIMVNIGMWCERFLIIVPGLARKTNFNFSWGSYTPSWVEISIVVACFSLIFLLIMSFAKVFPLIPLFDIKEGQTLSDEIQIGKRTVPALRVEE, encoded by the coding sequence ATGCAAGAACGAGTTTTTCTACCAAATAAACAAATAAACGATGATCTACTAAAAGGGTCTTTTGAAACTCCTTGGTGGTACCTAGCATGGATGGGATTATTTGCAGCATTAACCGCTTGGGGTATGTTTGCTTTTGGTTATGCAATTAACAAAGGCCTAGGTGTGACTGGGCTAAATAGACCTATCATGTGGGGATTTTTCTTAACTGATTTTATTTTTTGGGTTGGTATTAGTCATGCAGGTGTTATGTTGTCTGCAATTCTAAGACTTGCTAAAGCTGAATGGCGACGTCCAGCTACAAGAGCTGCAGAACTTTTAACAGTGCTATCACTTATGGTCTCTGCGCTACACCCAATCTTTCATTTAGGTAGGCCTTGGAGATTTTATTGGCCATTCCCATATGATTTCTCAAGAGGAATATGGCCAGATGTACGATCTCCTTTAGTATGGGACCCACATGCGATTTTTACCTATCTTATCGGCAGTACTTTATTTGTAATAATTGCATTAATACCAGATATTGCAGTATTACGAGATAAAACTAAAGGTGTTGCAAAGGTTTTCTATGGTGCTCTAGCTATGGGGTGGAGAGGAACACCGCGACAATGGAAAATACAAATTGTTGCAGGGTTTTTACTATCTGGACTACTTTTACCAGTTTTCGTTTCAGTGCATAGTATTGTTGCTTGGGACTTTGCTGTTAATATTGGTACAGAAGGTTGGCATGTAACTATTTTCGCACCATATTTCGTTATTGGTGCAGTGCATTCAGGAGTTTCTGGTGTTGTTACAATGTTAATTTTACTAAAGTGGATGTTTAAATGGGATGACTATATACGACAGGAACATCTGGAATCCCTAGCCAAATTGTTAATAGTTATTGCTACTGTATGGTTTTACTTCTTTTTCTTGGAATTTATATTTGCGCTTTATAATCTAGAAGACCAAGAAATTGCACTCAGAGAGTTACAATCATTCACTTGGCCGTACAACCTAATAGCTTTCATTTTCTTGTTCTTCGGCTACCTAATACCAGTACCATTATGGCTATTCCGAAGAGTTAGGAGAAACTGGACAGCTATGTTTATAACTTCAATAATGGTGAACATAGGTATGTGGTGTGAAAGATTTTTAATAATTGTCCCAGGACTAGCTAGAAAAACAAATTTCAACTTTAGTTGGGGAAGTTACACACCAAGTTGGGTAGAAATATCCATAGTTGTTGCGTGCTTTTCGTTAATCTTTTTATTGATAATGTCATTTGCTAAAGTTTTCCCTCTAATACCACTTTTTGATATTAAAGAAGGACAAACACTTAGTGATGAGATTCAAATAGGAAAAAGAACTGTACCTGCTCTAAGAGTAGAAGAATGA
- a CDS encoding DUF3341 domain-containing protein: MKMAQMLALYKTAESAAQATEALDGAGVTNEEWDVLTDAPYPEGAFGEKDPEHKLYVFPFMGACIGFTLAMIETIGTQTAYPLVTGGKPIFSMPAMTIIAYELTMLGAIIATVLGILFESRIPNPFAGIYDERITEGYIGITIVCDEDKIESLETLFKSNGAEDIIIEK; this comes from the coding sequence ATTAAAATGGCTCAAATGTTAGCTTTATACAAAACTGCTGAATCAGCTGCACAAGCAACTGAAGCACTTGATGGTGCAGGAGTTACAAATGAAGAATGGGATGTTCTAACAGATGCTCCATACCCTGAAGGGGCTTTTGGGGAAAAAGATCCAGAACACAAACTTTACGTATTTCCTTTTATGGGAGCTTGTATAGGTTTTACTTTAGCAATGATTGAAACAATCGGTACTCAAACAGCTTATCCACTTGTAACTGGTGGTAAACCAATTTTTTCTATGCCAGCCATGACAATTATCGCATATGAATTGACTATGTTAGGAGCAATAATTGCAACTGTTCTTGGAATTTTATTTGAATCTCGAATTCCAAACCCATTTGCAGGAATTTACGATGAAAGAATTACTGAAGGATATATAGGTATCACTATAGTATGTGATGAAGACAAAATAGAGTCTCTGGAAACATTGTTCAAATCAAATGGTGCTGAAGATATTATTATAGAGAAATAA
- a CDS encoding cytochrome c: MSSIFMLFVAGCGEPPPTYPLDIFPEMHYNQSYKTQEPPALTAPSDSVPITGKEVIYTLKEAQALTNPVEYSRDTAHKIYTINCSVCHGTQGLGDGPMRAKLEAVAKEDWFYGTKGNLPANLSSNGSTVAKPDGEIYQTLTLGYAGAYGLPHKISPIMPAFRTYLTPEERWQLVHYIRNEFQK; encoded by the coding sequence ATGTCTTCTATATTCATGCTGTTTGTTGCTGGTTGTGGGGAACCACCTCCTACATATCCACTTGATATATTCCCTGAAATGCATTACAACCAATCCTACAAAACTCAAGAGCCTCCAGCATTGACTGCTCCTTCCGATTCAGTCCCTATAACCGGGAAAGAAGTGATATACACATTAAAAGAAGCTCAGGCTTTAACTAACCCTGTAGAATACAGTCGTGATACTGCTCACAAAATATACACAATTAACTGTAGTGTTTGTCACGGAACGCAAGGATTAGGTGATGGCCCCATGAGAGCAAAGCTTGAAGCTGTTGCTAAAGAAGATTGGTTTTATGGAACAAAAGGTAATCTCCCAGCTAATCTTTCTTCAAATGGTTCCACTGTTGCTAAACCAGACGGAGAAATATACCAAACTCTTACCCTTGGTTATGCCGGTGCATATGGCCTACCTCACAAAATATCTCCAATTATGCCTGCATTCAGAACCTATTTAACTCCTGAAGAACGATGGCAACTTGTACACTATATTCGAAATGAGTTCCAAAAGTAG
- a CDS encoding cytochrome c-type biogenesis protein CcmH, producing METSYYKDKRLMLMKSFLLCFLIFTISCGIEETNEEVAQRIDRTLMCPVCPAETLDQSQSELAKQMKSVIRIQLSEGKTDQEIIDYFVQRYGEEVLSSPPKSGSNLIAWVTPVVLLIFITLIISIRLIKKSIIRKIEI from the coding sequence TTGGAAACATCTTATTACAAAGATAAAAGATTAATGTTAATGAAATCATTCTTGTTATGTTTTTTAATTTTCACTATAAGTTGTGGAATTGAGGAAACAAACGAAGAAGTAGCACAAAGAATCGACAGAACCTTAATGTGCCCTGTATGTCCAGCAGAAACTCTTGATCAATCACAATCAGAATTGGCCAAACAAATGAAGTCTGTCATTCGTATTCAATTATCAGAAGGTAAGACAGATCAAGAAATAATAGACTATTTTGTTCAAAGATATGGAGAAGAAGTATTATCCTCTCCTCCTAAATCGGGATCGAATTTGATAGCCTGGGTCACACCAGTTGTTTTATTAATTTTTATCACTCTAATTATATCAATCAGATTGATAAAAAAATCTATTATTAGAAAAATTGAAATATAA
- a CDS encoding heme lyase CcmF/NrfE family subunit encodes MALIGTSLIYISLVATLYALVTSVIGVRLGNNKLNLSSSNTVQLLSVFLLAATLILVVSFVNNDFGIRYVSDHSSLAMKPIYTWVAFYAGNEGSLLYVVVVFAVMCAIYNMSKSAKFLKGTNIILMSIMAFFVLILSTLANPFVENIFVPEDGRGINPLLTHPGMFFHPPMLMAGLIGTAIPFAIVNGLLITKNNIDQQIDLIRVWVIVIWAILAIGLLLGSWWAYTILGWGGYWAWDPIENVALMPWLTLTGFLHSIMAQKRRGVFRIWNIVLIDIAFCLSLFGIFINRGGPVPSVHSFASSDLGWILLLFMFVAVLFSIITLTLRLKFVRSSNEIESILSREASFVYNNILLLGVTFVTFWGVIYPLISDITQGKTVTVAAPFYNQINGPLLLTLLALMGIGPLLPWRNSSAKTLLLATRTPAIISVLLAGLLFVLGITKIYPLVSFFICTFVLICIIREFISGTIIRFKHGENIFKSFISFIASNRPRYGGYIVHIAIILLAIAVTGSSFYKLQKDIVLSKGEQTELGEYTIKYIDSSTVQYSDRSELFHDLKVEKDNKTEDIVSWQAFYPKQNVTTVRAAIISTLLHDVYIISTETTENEEVVFRMTINPLIWWMWLAGPILILGSLIALWPENSKEQEYL; translated from the coding sequence ATGGCACTAATTGGCACATCGTTAATATATATAAGTCTAGTAGCTACATTATATGCACTTGTTACATCAGTAATAGGTGTCAGGCTAGGGAACAATAAGCTTAATCTTAGCTCCAGTAACACTGTACAACTTTTGTCTGTCTTTCTTTTAGCTGCCACTCTAATTTTAGTTGTATCATTTGTAAACAACGATTTTGGGATTAGATATGTATCAGACCATAGCAGCTTAGCCATGAAACCTATATATACTTGGGTTGCTTTTTATGCGGGAAATGAAGGTTCACTTTTATATGTAGTTGTTGTTTTTGCTGTGATGTGTGCTATTTATAACATGTCAAAATCTGCAAAATTCTTAAAAGGAACAAACATTATATTAATGTCTATTATGGCATTTTTTGTATTAATTTTATCAACATTAGCAAATCCTTTTGTAGAGAACATTTTTGTTCCAGAAGATGGTAGGGGGATAAATCCATTACTTACTCACCCTGGTATGTTTTTTCACCCACCAATGTTAATGGCAGGATTAATTGGAACTGCAATCCCATTTGCTATAGTCAATGGTCTACTAATTACTAAAAACAACATTGATCAACAAATTGATCTAATACGCGTTTGGGTGATAGTTATATGGGCAATTCTTGCAATTGGTTTATTACTAGGTTCTTGGTGGGCATATACAATCTTAGGATGGGGAGGTTATTGGGCCTGGGATCCCATAGAAAATGTTGCACTTATGCCATGGCTAACCTTAACAGGCTTCTTACATTCTATAATGGCGCAAAAACGTCGAGGAGTATTTAGAATATGGAATATCGTACTAATTGATATTGCATTCTGTTTATCATTGTTTGGAATATTTATAAACAGAGGTGGACCTGTCCCCTCTGTCCATTCTTTTGCCTCTTCTGATTTAGGGTGGATATTATTATTATTTATGTTCGTCGCGGTTTTATTTAGCATTATTACGTTAACATTAAGACTAAAGTTTGTTAGATCTAGTAATGAAATTGAATCCATATTGTCGAGAGAAGCATCATTCGTATACAACAACATCCTCCTATTAGGAGTAACATTTGTAACTTTCTGGGGAGTAATATATCCATTGATATCCGATATTACTCAAGGTAAAACTGTAACAGTCGCCGCACCATTTTATAATCAAATTAATGGGCCTTTGCTACTTACTTTACTGGCCCTTATGGGGATTGGCCCATTGTTACCATGGAGAAATTCTTCTGCAAAAACCTTATTACTAGCCACACGGACCCCTGCAATTATTTCAGTATTACTCGCGGGGCTACTATTTGTTTTAGGAATTACTAAAATTTACCCATTGGTAAGCTTTTTTATATGTACCTTCGTTTTAATATGTATTATCAGAGAATTTATTTCTGGAACGATAATACGATTCAAACATGGAGAGAATATTTTCAAATCTTTCATTAGTTTTATTGCTTCTAACCGTCCTAGATACGGGGGATACATTGTACATATCGCTATAATTTTATTAGCTATAGCTGTGACGGGATCTAGTTTTTATAAATTACAGAAGGATATAGTGTTATCTAAAGGAGAACAAACTGAATTAGGAGAATATACCATCAAATATATTGACTCAAGTACTGTACAATATAGTGATCGTTCAGAATTATTTCATGACTTAAAAGTCGAAAAGGATAACAAAACGGAAGACATTGTTTCATGGCAAGCATTTTATCCTAAACAAAATGTTACCACTGTCCGCGCAGCTATAATCTCTACATTACTACACGACGTATATATAATATCAACTGAAACAACAGAAAACGAAGAAGTCGTATTCCGTATGACTATTAATCCATTAATATGGTGGATGTGGCTTGCTGGACCAATATTGATATTAGGCTCATTAATAGCATTATGGCCAGAAAATTCTAAAGAGCAGGAATATTTATGA